A single window of Polaribacter sp. SA4-10 DNA harbors:
- the lpxD gene encoding UDP-3-O-(3-hydroxymyristoyl)glucosamine N-acyltransferase, which produces MKFTAQQIADILEGDVVGNPNEEVSTVSKIEEGKVGSLTFLSNPKYNSFLYTTKASITIVSKGFIVEKEINTTLIEVDNPYKSFSKLLEFYNEVKNNKTGREQPHFISNSAKIGANEYIGAFAYIGENVKIGENVKIYPNSYIGDNTVIGDNSVIFSGVKIYSETQIGNNCKIHSGAVIGSDGFGFAPDENGEYKTIPQIGNVIIEDNVDIGAACTIDRATMGSTIIRKGVKLDNQVQIAHNVEVGRNTVIASQTGVSGSTKIGENCMIGGQVGINGHIKIGNNVKVLGQTGVTKSLKDNEMVYGTPALNSRDFNRSYVYFKNLPKIVSKITNLEKELTAQNLK; this is translated from the coding sequence ATGAAATTTACAGCACAACAAATAGCAGACATTTTAGAAGGTGATGTGGTGGGGAACCCTAATGAAGAAGTTTCTACTGTTTCTAAAATTGAAGAAGGAAAAGTAGGTTCTTTAACTTTTTTATCTAATCCAAAATATAATTCTTTTTTATATACCACAAAAGCCTCTATTACTATTGTTAGTAAAGGTTTTATTGTTGAAAAAGAAATTAATACTACGTTAATTGAAGTAGATAATCCATATAAATCTTTTTCGAAGTTATTGGAATTCTATAATGAAGTAAAAAATAATAAAACAGGAAGAGAGCAACCTCATTTCATCTCAAATTCTGCAAAAATTGGTGCTAATGAATATATTGGTGCATTTGCATATATTGGAGAAAATGTAAAAATTGGAGAAAATGTAAAAATTTATCCAAATTCTTATATAGGTGATAATACAGTAATTGGTGATAATAGTGTTATTTTTTCTGGTGTTAAAATTTATTCAGAAACACAAATAGGAAATAATTGTAAAATTCATTCAGGAGCTGTAATAGGCTCAGATGGTTTTGGTTTTGCTCCTGATGAAAATGGAGAGTATAAAACGATTCCTCAAATAGGAAATGTAATTATTGAAGATAATGTAGATATAGGTGCTGCATGTACTATAGATAGAGCTACTATGGGGTCTACTATTATTAGAAAAGGTGTTAAATTAGACAATCAAGTTCAAATTGCACACAATGTAGAAGTTGGTAGAAATACTGTAATCGCTTCTCAAACAGGTGTTTCTGGTTCAACAAAAATTGGAGAAAATTGTATGATTGGTGGGCAAGTAGGTATTAATGGACATATTAAAATTGGCAATAATGTAAAAGTTTTAGGTCAGACCGGTGTTACAAAAAGTTTAAAAGACAATGAAATGGTATACGGAACCCCAGCATTAAATTCTAGAGATTTTAATAGAAGTTATGTGTACTTTAAAAATTTACCAAAGATAGTATCAAAAATAACTAATTTAGAAAAAGAGTTGACGGCTCAAAATTTAAAGTAA
- a CDS encoding bifunctional UDP-3-O-[3-hydroxymyristoyl] N-acetylglucosamine deacetylase/3-hydroxyacyl-ACP dehydratase has protein sequence MSKKQKTIQKEVSLSGVGLHTGKKVTMTLKPAPVNHGFAFSRVDLEGAPTIQARAEYVTNTQRGTNLEKNGVQIQTSEHVLAAAVGLDIDNLLIEIDASEPPIMDGSSKFFIAALEKAGIKEQDADIEEYIVKEIISFKDEESGSEIILMPSDEYQVTTMVDFGTKILGTQNATLNKISDFKAEIADARTFSFLHEIEMLLENDLIKGGDLNNAIVYVDKELSESTMQKLKKAFNKDNITVKSNGILDNLTLHWANEAARHKLLDVIGDLALVGTRIKGKIIANKPGHGVNTNFAKKLAKIIKAEKRNNVPSYDLNLPPLLDIHQIMDILPHRPPFLLIDRIIELSETHVVGMKNVTMNENFFVGHFPGAPVMPGVLQVEAMAQCGGVLVLNTVPDPENYLTYFMKMDKVKFKQKVLPGDTLIFKCELIAPIRRGICHMQAYAYANGKLVAEAELMAQIARKK, from the coding sequence ATGAGTAAGAAACAAAAAACAATACAAAAAGAAGTAAGTTTATCTGGTGTAGGTTTACATACAGGAAAAAAAGTAACCATGACGTTAAAGCCAGCGCCAGTAAATCATGGTTTTGCATTTAGTAGAGTAGACCTAGAAGGTGCTCCAACAATACAAGCAAGAGCAGAATATGTTACAAATACTCAAAGAGGAACAAATTTAGAGAAAAACGGAGTTCAAATTCAGACTTCAGAGCATGTTTTAGCGGCTGCTGTTGGTTTAGATATAGATAATTTACTAATTGAAATTGATGCTTCTGAGCCTCCAATTATGGATGGTTCTTCCAAGTTTTTTATAGCTGCTTTAGAGAAAGCTGGTATTAAAGAACAAGATGCAGATATTGAAGAGTATATCGTAAAAGAAATTATTTCTTTTAAAGATGAAGAATCTGGAAGTGAAATTATTTTAATGCCTTCAGACGAATATCAAGTAACAACCATGGTAGATTTTGGGACCAAAATTTTAGGGACTCAAAATGCAACATTAAATAAAATATCTGATTTTAAAGCAGAAATTGCAGATGCTAGAACGTTCAGTTTTTTACATGAAATTGAAATGTTGTTAGAAAACGACTTAATTAAAGGAGGCGATTTAAACAATGCCATTGTATATGTAGACAAAGAATTGTCTGAAAGTACCATGCAAAAATTAAAGAAAGCCTTTAATAAAGATAACATTACTGTAAAATCAAATGGAATTTTAGATAACTTAACTTTACATTGGGCAAATGAAGCTGCAAGGCATAAGTTATTAGATGTTATTGGAGACTTAGCTTTAGTAGGTACAAGAATAAAAGGTAAAATAATTGCGAATAAACCTGGCCACGGTGTAAATACTAATTTTGCAAAAAAATTAGCTAAGATTATCAAGGCAGAAAAAAGAAACAATGTTCCTTCCTACGATTTGAACTTACCTCCATTATTGGATATTCATCAAATTATGGATATTCTACCTCACAGACCTCCTTTTTTGTTGATTGATAGAATTATTGAACTTTCAGAAACACATGTAGTTGGTATGAAAAATGTTACAATGAACGAAAATTTCTTTGTAGGCCATTTTCCAGGAGCGCCAGTAATGCCGGGTGTTTTACAAGTTGAAGCCATGGCACAATGTGGAGGCGTTTTAGTCTTAAATACCGTTCCAGATCCAGAAAATTATCTTACTTATTTCATGAAAATGGACAAAGTAAAGTTCAAACAAAAAGTATTACCTGGAGATACTTTAATTTTTAAATGTGAATTAATTGCACCAATAAGAAGAGGAATTTGTCACATGCAAGCATATGCGTATGCAAACGGTAAATTAGTTGCTGAAGCAGAACTAATGGCTCAAATTGCTAGAAAAAAATAA
- the lpxA gene encoding acyl-ACP--UDP-N-acetylglucosamine O-acyltransferase, translated as MNQPLAYVHPQAKIARNVVIEPFTTIHNNVTIGSGTWIGSNVTIMEGARIGKNCRIFPGAVISGIPQDLKFDDEETTVEIGDNVTIRECVTINRGTSDRMKTKIGDNCLIMAYCHVAHDSFVGDNCIFSNNTTLAGHVTIGDNVVLAGMVAVHQFASVGKHAFVTGGSLVRKDVPPYVKAAREPLSYVGINSVGLRRRGYSTEKIREIQNIYRILFQKNYNYTQAIDIIEAEMEATTERDEIIQFIKDSHRGIMKGYFKSN; from the coding sequence ATGAATCAACCATTAGCGTATGTTCATCCGCAAGCAAAAATAGCAAGAAATGTAGTCATAGAGCCTTTTACTACAATTCATAACAATGTAACCATTGGTTCTGGAACATGGATTGGTTCTAATGTAACCATCATGGAAGGTGCTAGAATTGGTAAAAATTGTAGAATTTTTCCAGGAGCAGTAATTTCAGGAATTCCTCAAGATTTAAAATTTGATGATGAAGAAACTACGGTAGAAATTGGCGATAATGTTACCATACGAGAATGTGTTACGATTAATAGAGGAACTTCAGATAGAATGAAAACCAAAATTGGTGACAACTGTTTGATTATGGCTTATTGCCACGTTGCGCACGATTCTTTTGTTGGCGACAATTGTATTTTTTCAAACAATACAACACTTGCAGGTCATGTTACGATTGGAGACAATGTAGTTTTGGCAGGTATGGTTGCAGTGCATCAATTTGCTTCTGTTGGTAAACATGCATTTGTTACAGGGGGGTCTTTGGTTAGAAAAGACGTTCCTCCCTATGTAAAGGCGGCACGTGAACCTTTGTCTTATGTAGGTATTAATTCTGTGGGATTAAGAAGACGTGGATATTCAACCGAAAAAATTAGAGAAATCCAGAATATATATAGAATTCTATTTCAAAAAAATTACAATTATACGCAAGCAATTGATATTATTGAAGCTGAAATGGAAGCTACTACA